The following are encoded together in the Sparus aurata chromosome 1, fSpaAur1.1, whole genome shotgun sequence genome:
- the coro2aa gene encoding coronin-2A isoform X1 produces the protein MTVTKMTWRPQYRSSKFRHVFGKAATKESCYDGVPITRSVQDNNFCAVNPRFLAVITECAGGGAFLVLSIHHTGKVDPHTPRVSGHKGNVLDVKWNPFSDYCIASCSEDTTVKVWEIPPHGVLKNLTVPWKELQGHSRRVGLIEWHPTANNILFSTAYDYQVMIWNLDCPEQVIKNPVRTISHHTDVVLSMSFNTDGSLLATTCKDRKVRLMDSRSGNILQEANNKTHKASKVLILGNMKMLLTTGTSRWNDRQIALWDQDDLSVSLLQENLDGSSGNLFPFYDPDTHMLYIAGKGDGNIRYYEISSEKPYIHYLTEYRSNLPQKGMGVMPKRGLDVSSCEVFRFYKLVTIKSLIEPLSMIVPRRSESYQEDIYPMTAGNRPALTAEEWLSGIDKGPVLMSLKPGSQVAESYSEMNKERGNLLDSRRSQSRPGMQQLAYIQDQLGTKDGKEDGSRTADDRSRTPISNGEDLALCSPPRTENELLLKFHKQQEEIRRLRELVHQRDVRVKQLELEIKNIKNSQAQSSDF, from the exons atGACATGGCGTCCTCAGTACCGCAGCTCCAAGTTCCGCCACGTGTTCGGTAAGGCCGCCACCAAGGAGAGCTGCTATGATGGCGTGCCAATCACACGCAGCGTCCAGGACAACAACTTCTGTGCCGTCAACCCACGTTTCCTGGCAGTCATCACCGAGTGTGCCGGGGGAGGGGCCTTTCTGGTCCTGTCTATCCATCAT ACAGGTAAAGTGGACCCTCACACCCCGAGAGTGTCGGGCCACAAAGGCAACGTGTTAGATGTCAAGTGGAATCCTTTCAGCGACTACTGCATCGCCTCCTGCTCCGAGGACACCACG GTGAAAGTGTGGGAAATCCCTCCTCATGGCGTGCTGAAGAACCTGACAGTACCGTGGAAGGAGCTCCAGGGTCACAGCCGCAGAGTAGGCCTCATCGAGTGGCACCCGACTGCTAACAACATCCTCTTCAGTACGGCCTACGACTACCAG GTGATGATCTGGAACCTGGACTGTCCGGAGCAGGTGATAAAGAACCCGGTGCGGACCATCAGCCACCACACAGACGTCGTCCTCTCCATGTCTTTCAACACCGACGGCAGCCTCCTCGCCACCACCTGCAAAGACAGGAAGGTCCGCCTCATGGATTCGCGCTCAGGAAACATACTGCAG gaagcCAACAACAAGACGCACAAAGCCAGTAAGGTGCTGATCCTGGGAAACATGAAGATGCTCCTCACGACGGGCACCTCGCGTTGGAACGATCGACAGATCGCTCTGTGGGATCAG gacgatctgtctgtgtctttgttacAAGAAAACCTTGATGGTTCGTCAGGAAACCTTTTTCCCTTCTATGACCCCGACACGCACATGCTCTACATCGCCGGGAAG GGCGACGGGAATATAAGGTACTATGAGATCAGCTCAGAAAAACCGTACATCCACTACCTGACAGAGTACCGCTCAAACCTACCTCAGAAGGGAATGG GTGTGATGCCAAAGAGGGGGCTGGATGTGAGCTCCTGTGAGGTGTTCAGGTTCTACAAACTGGTGACAATCAAGAGTCTCATCGAGCCTCTTTCCATGATCGTACCCCGCCGG tcGGAGTCGTACCAAGAAGACATCTATCCAATGACAGCTGGAAACCGGCCTGCTTTGACTGCAGAGGAGTGGCTCAGTGGCATCGATAAAG GCCCTGTGCTGATGTCACTGAAGCCTGGAAGTCAAGTAGCAGAGTCGTATTCAGAGATGAACAAGGAGAGGGGGAACCTGCTGGACAGCCGCAGGTCTCAGAGCAGACCGGGCATGCAACAGCTGGCGTACATTCAGGACCAACTGGGAACCAAAGACGGCAAGGAGGACGGCAGCCGCACAGCGGACGACAGGAGTCGGACACCCATCAGCAACGGAGAGGACCTCGCACTTTGCTCTCCGCCACGGACAGAGAACGAG CTGCTTCTGAAGTTCCacaagcagcaggaggagatcCGACGGCTGAGGGAGCTCGTCCACCAGAGGGACGTGCGCGTCaaacagctggagctggagatAAAGAACATCAAAAACTCCCAGGCTCAGAGCTCTGACTTCTGA
- the coro2aa gene encoding coronin-2A isoform X2, whose amino-acid sequence MTWRPQYRSSKFRHVFGKAATKESCYDGVPITRSVQDNNFCAVNPRFLAVITECAGGGAFLVLSIHHTGKVDPHTPRVSGHKGNVLDVKWNPFSDYCIASCSEDTTVKVWEIPPHGVLKNLTVPWKELQGHSRRVGLIEWHPTANNILFSTAYDYQVMIWNLDCPEQVIKNPVRTISHHTDVVLSMSFNTDGSLLATTCKDRKVRLMDSRSGNILQEANNKTHKASKVLILGNMKMLLTTGTSRWNDRQIALWDQDDLSVSLLQENLDGSSGNLFPFYDPDTHMLYIAGKGDGNIRYYEISSEKPYIHYLTEYRSNLPQKGMGVMPKRGLDVSSCEVFRFYKLVTIKSLIEPLSMIVPRRSESYQEDIYPMTAGNRPALTAEEWLSGIDKGPVLMSLKPGSQVAESYSEMNKERGNLLDSRRSQSRPGMQQLAYIQDQLGTKDGKEDGSRTADDRSRTPISNGEDLALCSPPRTENELLLKFHKQQEEIRRLRELVHQRDVRVKQLELEIKNIKNSQAQSSDF is encoded by the exons atGACATGGCGTCCTCAGTACCGCAGCTCCAAGTTCCGCCACGTGTTCGGTAAGGCCGCCACCAAGGAGAGCTGCTATGATGGCGTGCCAATCACACGCAGCGTCCAGGACAACAACTTCTGTGCCGTCAACCCACGTTTCCTGGCAGTCATCACCGAGTGTGCCGGGGGAGGGGCCTTTCTGGTCCTGTCTATCCATCAT ACAGGTAAAGTGGACCCTCACACCCCGAGAGTGTCGGGCCACAAAGGCAACGTGTTAGATGTCAAGTGGAATCCTTTCAGCGACTACTGCATCGCCTCCTGCTCCGAGGACACCACG GTGAAAGTGTGGGAAATCCCTCCTCATGGCGTGCTGAAGAACCTGACAGTACCGTGGAAGGAGCTCCAGGGTCACAGCCGCAGAGTAGGCCTCATCGAGTGGCACCCGACTGCTAACAACATCCTCTTCAGTACGGCCTACGACTACCAG GTGATGATCTGGAACCTGGACTGTCCGGAGCAGGTGATAAAGAACCCGGTGCGGACCATCAGCCACCACACAGACGTCGTCCTCTCCATGTCTTTCAACACCGACGGCAGCCTCCTCGCCACCACCTGCAAAGACAGGAAGGTCCGCCTCATGGATTCGCGCTCAGGAAACATACTGCAG gaagcCAACAACAAGACGCACAAAGCCAGTAAGGTGCTGATCCTGGGAAACATGAAGATGCTCCTCACGACGGGCACCTCGCGTTGGAACGATCGACAGATCGCTCTGTGGGATCAG gacgatctgtctgtgtctttgttacAAGAAAACCTTGATGGTTCGTCAGGAAACCTTTTTCCCTTCTATGACCCCGACACGCACATGCTCTACATCGCCGGGAAG GGCGACGGGAATATAAGGTACTATGAGATCAGCTCAGAAAAACCGTACATCCACTACCTGACAGAGTACCGCTCAAACCTACCTCAGAAGGGAATGG GTGTGATGCCAAAGAGGGGGCTGGATGTGAGCTCCTGTGAGGTGTTCAGGTTCTACAAACTGGTGACAATCAAGAGTCTCATCGAGCCTCTTTCCATGATCGTACCCCGCCGG tcGGAGTCGTACCAAGAAGACATCTATCCAATGACAGCTGGAAACCGGCCTGCTTTGACTGCAGAGGAGTGGCTCAGTGGCATCGATAAAG GCCCTGTGCTGATGTCACTGAAGCCTGGAAGTCAAGTAGCAGAGTCGTATTCAGAGATGAACAAGGAGAGGGGGAACCTGCTGGACAGCCGCAGGTCTCAGAGCAGACCGGGCATGCAACAGCTGGCGTACATTCAGGACCAACTGGGAACCAAAGACGGCAAGGAGGACGGCAGCCGCACAGCGGACGACAGGAGTCGGACACCCATCAGCAACGGAGAGGACCTCGCACTTTGCTCTCCGCCACGGACAGAGAACGAG CTGCTTCTGAAGTTCCacaagcagcaggaggagatcCGACGGCTGAGGGAGCTCGTCCACCAGAGGGACGTGCGCGTCaaacagctggagctggagatAAAGAACATCAAAAACTCCCAGGCTCAGAGCTCTGACTTCTGA